The proteins below are encoded in one region of Telopea speciosissima isolate NSW1024214 ecotype Mountain lineage chromosome 10, Tspe_v1, whole genome shotgun sequence:
- the LOC122642046 gene encoding DNA polymerase I A, chloroplastic/mitochondrial-like isoform X2: MTMGVSTQSGLISPCCPPSIWLSSSYRRRSTTVTAFLKGFSNSSKDLHSVLTGWRKLHHLQHANGPQCNIALFSSSLQFKRGLNFSTRSCAKKDTVDLLDEQKSFHPSPKWFSQVEKSKTSSLSNCNTLDTVFPRTNEHINPWLKEAERVKEIRLRICQNIENHNVRPEIPKDQSSAKDKQVEHDEVNTGSADDKLEFPGLSCSSGVNDLSGRGDFRGSFNRGSVSDNKQAPSQEVVLIEDISKETLREHLIGEDLNSHRKASNEVGHNNNGTKNWDYPTFDHPRQVGSSVMQNKGELNGSFSHQPLEYSKERPSTVARFNEATKRDPSNGKSLVVNGESVETYVVPINLNEKDGIHPLEHRRRLECIYDKVLVVDHISVARDIVRKLTTQYKGLVYACDTEVAKIDVKQETPVDHGEVICFSIYSGPTFDLGNGKSCIWVDVLDGGGRDILREFAPFFEDPSIKKVWHNYSFDSHVIENYGLKLSGFYADTMHMARLWDSSRRMLGGYSLEALTRDPKIMSNAQKCSEGELIGKISMKTIFGKKKIKKDGSEGKLIAILPVEELQRKERVHWICYSALDSISTLKLFESLQRKLITEDWILDGVYRGSRYDFYEEYWRPFGELLVQMETEGMLVDRAYLAEIEKLATVEKEVAGDRFRKWASRYCPDTIYMNVGSDAQLRQLFFGGITNSKDPNESLPMSRTFKVPNVDNVIEEGKKVAKKYRNITLCNLGVEMQTEMYTATGWPSVSGDALKVLAGKVSAEYDLINDAYEPQSDGNDDFPPEQMVNEVEEKQATCVSEENIDISFYGTAYAAFGEGKEGREACQAIAALCQVCSIDSLISNFILPLQGTHISGKDDRVHCSLNINTETGRLSARRPNLQNQPALEKDRYKIRQAFIAAPGNSLIVADYGQLELRILAHLANCKSMLEAFKAGGDFHSRTAMNMYPHIREAVEQKRVLLEWQPQPGEEKPPAPLLKDAYASERRKAKMLNFSIAYGKTPVGLARDWKVSVKEAKATVALWYKERQEVLKWQEERKKEAQITQQVHTLLGRARHFPSMAHASKFQRGHIERAAINTPVQGSAADVAMCAMLEISRNTQLKELGWKLLLQVHDEVILEGPTESAEVAKAIVVDCMSKPFYGKNFLKVDLSVDAKCAQNWYAAK, translated from the exons ATGACAATGGGGGTTTCCACTCAGAGTGGTCTTATTAGTCCCTGTTGCCCGCCTTCTATCTGGTTGTCCTCGTCTTACCGGCGCcgctcaactacagtgactgcTTTCCTTAAAGGTTTTTCGAATTCCAGTAAAGACTTACACAG TGTTTTGACTGGCTGGCGGAAACTACACCATCTGCAGCATGCTAATGGCCCTCAATGCAATATTGCTCTTTTTAGTAGTTCTCTTCAATTTAAACGAGGTTTAAATTTTTCTACGAGGTCATGTGCAAAAAAGGATACTGTGGATTTATTGGATGAACAAAAAAGTTTCCATCCATCACCTAAATGGTTTTCCCAGGTGGAAAAAAGTAAAACTTCTAGCCTCAGCAACTGCAATACTCTTGATACTGTGTTTCCTCGCACCAATGAACACATCAATCCATGGCTCAAGGAAGCAGAAAGAGTGAAAGAAATTAGGTTGAGAATTTGTCAAAATATTGAGAACCACAATGTGAGGCCTGAGATCCCAAAAGACCAAAGTAGTGCAAAAGACAAGCAGGTTGAGCATGATGAGGTTAATACTGGGAGTGCTGATGATAAACTAGAGTTTCCCGGTCTTTCCTGTAGTTCTGGAGTAAATGATCTTTCTGGAAGAGGGGATTTCCGTGGCTCATTCAACCGAGGGTCTGTCTCAGATAACAAACAAGCTCCTTCACAAGAAGTAGTTTTGATTGAGGATATAAGCAAGGAAACCTTGAGGGAACATTTGATTGGTGAGGACCTGAATTCACATCGGAAAGCTTCAAATGAAGTAGGCCATAACAACAATGGGACAAAGAATTGGGACTACCCCACTTTTGATCACCCAAGGCAAGTTGGTTCATCAGTAATGCAAAACAAAGGTGAACTGAATGGCTCATTTTCACACCAACCCTTAGAGTATAGTAAAGAGAGACCTTCAACTGTAGCTAGATTCAATGAAGCAACTAAAAGGGATCCATCCAATGGAAAATCTCTTGTTGTCAATGGCGAATCAGTTGAAACTTATGTTGTACCGATAAATCTCAATGAAAAAGATGGTATTCATCCACTGGAGCATCGACGGAGGCTTGAATGCATCTATGATAAAGTTCTTGTGGTTGACCATATTTCGGTTGCAAGGGATATTGTGAGAAAGCTTACAACACAGTACAAGGGTCTTGTCTATGCATGTGATACAGAG GTAGCTAAGATTGACGTAAAGCAGGAAACTCCTGTTGATCATGGTGAAGTCATTTGTTTCAGTATTTATTCTGGACCAACTTTTGACTTAGGAAATGGAAAGTCTTGTATCTGGGTAGATGTTCTTGATGGTGGTGGTAGGGATATTTTGAGAGAATTTGCTCCATTCTTCGAGGACCCTTCCATTAAAAAG GTTTGGCACAACTATAGTTTTGATAGTCATGTTATAGAGAACTACGGGCTTAAGCTTTCAGGCTTCTATGCTGATACAATGCATATGGCACGGCTTTGGGATTCTTCAAGACGAATGTTAGGTGGCTATTCTCTTGAAGCGCTCACAAGGGACCCAAAGATAATGTCTAATGCTCAAAAATGCAGTGAGGGAGAACTGATTGGTAAGATATCAATGAAGACAATCTTTGgtaagaaaaagataaagaaagatgGATCTGAAGGCAAGCTTATCGCTATTCTTCCAGTTGAGGAGCttcaaaggaaagaaagggTACACTGGATTTGCTACTCTGCTTTAGATTCAATAAGCACACTAAAGCTTTTTGAGAGCTTGCAAAGAAAGCTAATTACTGAAGACTGGATTCTTGATGGGGTTTACAGAGGATCAAGGTATGATTTTTATGAGGAGTATTGGCGTCCATTTGGTGAgcttttggtccaaatggagACTGAAGGAATGCTGGTTGATCGGGCATACCTTGCAGAGATAGAGAAGTTGGCCACTGTAGAAAAAGAAGTTGCTGGAGATAGATTTCGAAAGTGGGCTTCTAGGTATTGTCCTGATACTATCTACATGAATGTTGGAAGTGATGCACAGCTAAGGCAGCTCTTTTTCGGTGGCATAACTAACAG TAAGGACCCTAATGAAAGCCTTCCAATGTCGAGGACTTTTAAAGTGCCTAATGTTGATAATGTGATTGAAGAGGGGAAGAAAGTGGCAAAAAAATATCGTAATATTACACTGTGTAACCTTGGTGTTGAAATGCAAACGGAGATGTATACAGCTACTGGTTGGCCCTCAGTTAGTGGAGATGCCCTGAAGGTCCTCGCTGGAAAGGTCTCTGCTGAATATGATTTGATTAATGATGCATATGAACCTCAGTCAGATGGAAATGATGACTTTCCTCCAGAACAGATGGTCAATGAAGTTGAGGAAAAGCAAGCTACTTGTGTTAGTGAAGAGAACATAGATATCTCTTTTTATGGAACAGCTTATGCTGCATTTGGAGAGGGCAAGGAGGGAAGGGAGGCTTGCCAGGCCATTGCTGCTCTATGTCAAGTCTGCTCTATTGACTCCTTGATATCCAACTTCATACTCCCTTTGCAG GGCACTCACATATCAGGCAAGGATGACCGTGTCCATTGTTCCTTAAATATAAACACTGAGACTGGTCGTCTATCAGCCAGGAGACCAAATTTGCAG AATCAGCCTGCTTTGGAGAAGGACCGGTACAAAATTCGCCAGGCATTCATAGCTGCACCTGGAAACTCTCTTATTGTCGCTGATTATGGACAG CTGGAACTTAGGATTCTGGCACATCTTGCAAACTGTAAGAGCATGTTGGAAGCCTTCAAGGCCGGTGGTGATTTTCATTCAAGGACAGCAATGAATATGTACCCACATATTCGTGAAGCAGTAGAACAAAAAAGAGTTTTGCTTGAATGGCAACCTCAGCCTGGTGAAGAGAAACCCCCAGCTCCCCTATTGAAG gATGCCTATGCTTCTGAAAGAAGGAAAGCCAAAATGCTCAACTTTTCCATTGCATATGGGAAAACACCTGTGGGGCTTGCCCGAGATTGGAAG GTTTCAGTTAAGGAAGCAAAGGCAACAGTAGCTCTCTGGTACAAGGAGAGGCAAGAAGTTTTGAAATGGCAAGAAGAGCGGAAAAAGGAAGCACAGATCACGCAGCAAGTACACACATTGCTAGGACGTGCTCGCCATTTTCCTTCTATGGCCCATGCTAGTAAATTTCAACGAGGTCACATTGAGAGAGCAGCTATTAATACCCCTGTGCAG
- the LOC122642046 gene encoding DNA polymerase I A, chloroplastic/mitochondrial-like isoform X1: MTMGVSTQSGLISPCCPPSIWLSSSYRRRSTTVTAFLKGFSNSSKDLHSSTCLLVHNSSVLTGWRKLHHLQHANGPQCNIALFSSSLQFKRGLNFSTRSCAKKDTVDLLDEQKSFHPSPKWFSQVEKSKTSSLSNCNTLDTVFPRTNEHINPWLKEAERVKEIRLRICQNIENHNVRPEIPKDQSSAKDKQVEHDEVNTGSADDKLEFPGLSCSSGVNDLSGRGDFRGSFNRGSVSDNKQAPSQEVVLIEDISKETLREHLIGEDLNSHRKASNEVGHNNNGTKNWDYPTFDHPRQVGSSVMQNKGELNGSFSHQPLEYSKERPSTVARFNEATKRDPSNGKSLVVNGESVETYVVPINLNEKDGIHPLEHRRRLECIYDKVLVVDHISVARDIVRKLTTQYKGLVYACDTEVAKIDVKQETPVDHGEVICFSIYSGPTFDLGNGKSCIWVDVLDGGGRDILREFAPFFEDPSIKKVWHNYSFDSHVIENYGLKLSGFYADTMHMARLWDSSRRMLGGYSLEALTRDPKIMSNAQKCSEGELIGKISMKTIFGKKKIKKDGSEGKLIAILPVEELQRKERVHWICYSALDSISTLKLFESLQRKLITEDWILDGVYRGSRYDFYEEYWRPFGELLVQMETEGMLVDRAYLAEIEKLATVEKEVAGDRFRKWASRYCPDTIYMNVGSDAQLRQLFFGGITNSKDPNESLPMSRTFKVPNVDNVIEEGKKVAKKYRNITLCNLGVEMQTEMYTATGWPSVSGDALKVLAGKVSAEYDLINDAYEPQSDGNDDFPPEQMVNEVEEKQATCVSEENIDISFYGTAYAAFGEGKEGREACQAIAALCQVCSIDSLISNFILPLQGTHISGKDDRVHCSLNINTETGRLSARRPNLQNQPALEKDRYKIRQAFIAAPGNSLIVADYGQLELRILAHLANCKSMLEAFKAGGDFHSRTAMNMYPHIREAVEQKRVLLEWQPQPGEEKPPAPLLKDAYASERRKAKMLNFSIAYGKTPVGLARDWKVSVKEAKATVALWYKERQEVLKWQEERKKEAQITQQVHTLLGRARHFPSMAHASKFQRGHIERAAINTPVQGSAADVAMCAMLEISRNTQLKELGWKLLLQVHDEVILEGPTESAEVAKAIVVDCMSKPFYGKNFLKVDLSVDAKCAQNWYAAK, from the exons ATGACAATGGGGGTTTCCACTCAGAGTGGTCTTATTAGTCCCTGTTGCCCGCCTTCTATCTGGTTGTCCTCGTCTTACCGGCGCcgctcaactacagtgactgcTTTCCTTAAAGGTTTTTCGAATTCCAGTAAAGACTTACACAG CTCAACCTGTTTGCTCGTCCATAATTCAAGTGTTTTGACTGGCTGGCGGAAACTACACCATCTGCAGCATGCTAATGGCCCTCAATGCAATATTGCTCTTTTTAGTAGTTCTCTTCAATTTAAACGAGGTTTAAATTTTTCTACGAGGTCATGTGCAAAAAAGGATACTGTGGATTTATTGGATGAACAAAAAAGTTTCCATCCATCACCTAAATGGTTTTCCCAGGTGGAAAAAAGTAAAACTTCTAGCCTCAGCAACTGCAATACTCTTGATACTGTGTTTCCTCGCACCAATGAACACATCAATCCATGGCTCAAGGAAGCAGAAAGAGTGAAAGAAATTAGGTTGAGAATTTGTCAAAATATTGAGAACCACAATGTGAGGCCTGAGATCCCAAAAGACCAAAGTAGTGCAAAAGACAAGCAGGTTGAGCATGATGAGGTTAATACTGGGAGTGCTGATGATAAACTAGAGTTTCCCGGTCTTTCCTGTAGTTCTGGAGTAAATGATCTTTCTGGAAGAGGGGATTTCCGTGGCTCATTCAACCGAGGGTCTGTCTCAGATAACAAACAAGCTCCTTCACAAGAAGTAGTTTTGATTGAGGATATAAGCAAGGAAACCTTGAGGGAACATTTGATTGGTGAGGACCTGAATTCACATCGGAAAGCTTCAAATGAAGTAGGCCATAACAACAATGGGACAAAGAATTGGGACTACCCCACTTTTGATCACCCAAGGCAAGTTGGTTCATCAGTAATGCAAAACAAAGGTGAACTGAATGGCTCATTTTCACACCAACCCTTAGAGTATAGTAAAGAGAGACCTTCAACTGTAGCTAGATTCAATGAAGCAACTAAAAGGGATCCATCCAATGGAAAATCTCTTGTTGTCAATGGCGAATCAGTTGAAACTTATGTTGTACCGATAAATCTCAATGAAAAAGATGGTATTCATCCACTGGAGCATCGACGGAGGCTTGAATGCATCTATGATAAAGTTCTTGTGGTTGACCATATTTCGGTTGCAAGGGATATTGTGAGAAAGCTTACAACACAGTACAAGGGTCTTGTCTATGCATGTGATACAGAG GTAGCTAAGATTGACGTAAAGCAGGAAACTCCTGTTGATCATGGTGAAGTCATTTGTTTCAGTATTTATTCTGGACCAACTTTTGACTTAGGAAATGGAAAGTCTTGTATCTGGGTAGATGTTCTTGATGGTGGTGGTAGGGATATTTTGAGAGAATTTGCTCCATTCTTCGAGGACCCTTCCATTAAAAAG GTTTGGCACAACTATAGTTTTGATAGTCATGTTATAGAGAACTACGGGCTTAAGCTTTCAGGCTTCTATGCTGATACAATGCATATGGCACGGCTTTGGGATTCTTCAAGACGAATGTTAGGTGGCTATTCTCTTGAAGCGCTCACAAGGGACCCAAAGATAATGTCTAATGCTCAAAAATGCAGTGAGGGAGAACTGATTGGTAAGATATCAATGAAGACAATCTTTGgtaagaaaaagataaagaaagatgGATCTGAAGGCAAGCTTATCGCTATTCTTCCAGTTGAGGAGCttcaaaggaaagaaagggTACACTGGATTTGCTACTCTGCTTTAGATTCAATAAGCACACTAAAGCTTTTTGAGAGCTTGCAAAGAAAGCTAATTACTGAAGACTGGATTCTTGATGGGGTTTACAGAGGATCAAGGTATGATTTTTATGAGGAGTATTGGCGTCCATTTGGTGAgcttttggtccaaatggagACTGAAGGAATGCTGGTTGATCGGGCATACCTTGCAGAGATAGAGAAGTTGGCCACTGTAGAAAAAGAAGTTGCTGGAGATAGATTTCGAAAGTGGGCTTCTAGGTATTGTCCTGATACTATCTACATGAATGTTGGAAGTGATGCACAGCTAAGGCAGCTCTTTTTCGGTGGCATAACTAACAG TAAGGACCCTAATGAAAGCCTTCCAATGTCGAGGACTTTTAAAGTGCCTAATGTTGATAATGTGATTGAAGAGGGGAAGAAAGTGGCAAAAAAATATCGTAATATTACACTGTGTAACCTTGGTGTTGAAATGCAAACGGAGATGTATACAGCTACTGGTTGGCCCTCAGTTAGTGGAGATGCCCTGAAGGTCCTCGCTGGAAAGGTCTCTGCTGAATATGATTTGATTAATGATGCATATGAACCTCAGTCAGATGGAAATGATGACTTTCCTCCAGAACAGATGGTCAATGAAGTTGAGGAAAAGCAAGCTACTTGTGTTAGTGAAGAGAACATAGATATCTCTTTTTATGGAACAGCTTATGCTGCATTTGGAGAGGGCAAGGAGGGAAGGGAGGCTTGCCAGGCCATTGCTGCTCTATGTCAAGTCTGCTCTATTGACTCCTTGATATCCAACTTCATACTCCCTTTGCAG GGCACTCACATATCAGGCAAGGATGACCGTGTCCATTGTTCCTTAAATATAAACACTGAGACTGGTCGTCTATCAGCCAGGAGACCAAATTTGCAG AATCAGCCTGCTTTGGAGAAGGACCGGTACAAAATTCGCCAGGCATTCATAGCTGCACCTGGAAACTCTCTTATTGTCGCTGATTATGGACAG CTGGAACTTAGGATTCTGGCACATCTTGCAAACTGTAAGAGCATGTTGGAAGCCTTCAAGGCCGGTGGTGATTTTCATTCAAGGACAGCAATGAATATGTACCCACATATTCGTGAAGCAGTAGAACAAAAAAGAGTTTTGCTTGAATGGCAACCTCAGCCTGGTGAAGAGAAACCCCCAGCTCCCCTATTGAAG gATGCCTATGCTTCTGAAAGAAGGAAAGCCAAAATGCTCAACTTTTCCATTGCATATGGGAAAACACCTGTGGGGCTTGCCCGAGATTGGAAG GTTTCAGTTAAGGAAGCAAAGGCAACAGTAGCTCTCTGGTACAAGGAGAGGCAAGAAGTTTTGAAATGGCAAGAAGAGCGGAAAAAGGAAGCACAGATCACGCAGCAAGTACACACATTGCTAGGACGTGCTCGCCATTTTCCTTCTATGGCCCATGCTAGTAAATTTCAACGAGGTCACATTGAGAGAGCAGCTATTAATACCCCTGTGCAG